One Nostoc punctiforme PCC 73102 DNA window includes the following coding sequences:
- a CDS encoding CO2 hydration protein: MTAIKTAIKLPPSTHEFADVIHRLEAGGAMLPDTPENLMQIIGLYKAYAVPMDFYWRDLLYIAENEFLNPVPFFKYFLPKEYLELHNHYAGDDADLRIWRGEATAHPELLAFMEKGETFKMPKLLHHLFHDRINMEFAEACMRAMLWHRGMGGQFDPYLDSDEYKANADRAIKAYFQRNPVMLGLYKLFPDMFLEQCRQMSYYANLGLFWEVMAPVFFEMSDRYDEGTISTVPEAMSFLVNGIFAIAGRPIYHHVYIRGECYEIIPKSKGFMWLYEAALPYVEAVFYRTAPFRGTKSYNAQARQVPEDQKDFHYGILYADVFPVGTAGIPPTLLMQDMLHFLPPYLVNYYSQHCRGEEDMLIQLGVSFQRSMYCVTSAVIQALRTALLYPLDDQNPKHLQANRDFFEMQLNRFTRPDYNIRDAARLGSIQKQDYR; the protein is encoded by the coding sequence ATGACAGCAATTAAAACAGCAATTAAATTACCTCCTTCAACGCACGAATTTGCTGATGTAATTCATCGCTTAGAAGCAGGCGGTGCAATGTTACCCGATACTCCAGAAAATTTGATGCAAATCATCGGTTTATATAAAGCTTATGCTGTACCGATGGATTTTTACTGGCGTGACCTGCTTTATATTGCTGAAAACGAGTTTTTAAACCCGGTTCCTTTCTTTAAATACTTCTTACCCAAAGAATATTTAGAACTGCATAATCACTATGCTGGCGATGATGCCGATTTACGTATTTGGCGCGGCGAAGCTACTGCACATCCAGAACTTTTGGCATTTATGGAAAAGGGTGAAACTTTCAAAATGCCAAAGTTATTGCATCACTTGTTCCACGATCGCATTAACATGGAGTTTGCTGAAGCTTGTATGCGGGCGATGTTATGGCATAGAGGGATGGGTGGACAATTTGACCCTTACCTAGATTCAGACGAATACAAAGCCAACGCTGACCGAGCAATTAAAGCTTATTTCCAACGGAACCCAGTAATGCTGGGGCTTTACAAGCTGTTCCCCGATATGTTTTTGGAACAGTGCCGCCAGATGTCATACTACGCTAATCTGGGCTTATTCTGGGAAGTCATGGCCCCGGTATTCTTTGAAATGTCAGACCGCTATGACGAAGGTACCATTAGCACCGTCCCAGAGGCAATGAGCTTCTTAGTTAATGGTATATTTGCGATCGCAGGTCGTCCCATTTACCATCACGTTTATATTCGTGGCGAATGCTACGAAATTATCCCTAAATCAAAGGGTTTCATGTGGCTATACGAAGCCGCATTACCTTACGTAGAAGCTGTTTTCTACCGTACCGCACCCTTCCGGGGGACAAAATCTTATAATGCTCAAGCGCGTCAAGTACCGGAAGACCAAAAAGATTTTCACTATGGTATTCTTTACGCTGATGTATTTCCAGTCGGTACTGCTGGCATTCCTCCGACATTATTAATGCAAGATATGTTGCATTTTTTGCCACCATATCTTGTTAATTACTACAGCCAACATTGCCGGGGTGAAGAAGATATGTTGATTCAGTTGGGAGTAAGTTTTCAACGGTCAATGTACTGTGTCACTTCTGCGGTAATTCAAGCTTTGCGAACTGCACTTTTATATCCATTAGATGACCAAAATCCCAAGCATTTACAAGCAAATCGAGATTTTTTTGAAATGCAGCTAAATCGCTTTACTCGACCAGACTATAATATTCGTGATGCTGCTCGTTTAGGGAGTATTCAAAAGCAAGATTATAGATAA
- a CDS encoding NADH-quinone oxidoreductase subunit M encodes MLSVLIWLPILAAAIIAILPVSFPNHRIRLTALIFSGTVLAWNLFILLKFDISNPTMQFKEYLPWNETLGLSYQIGVDGLSILMLVLNSLLTWISIYSSNKETERPRLFYSMILLVSGGVAGAFLAENLLLFFLFYELELIPFYLLISIWGGAKRGYAGIKFLIYTAVSGALILATFLGMVWLSGSTNFAFDAVSTENLSTAKQILLLAGIVLGFGIKIPLVPFHTWLPDAYVEASAPIAILLGGVLAKLGTYGLLRFGLGMFPHAWSIIAPTLAIWGAISAIYGAVIAIAQTDIKRMVAYSSVGHMGYILLAGAASTPLALVGAVAQMFSHGIILAILFHLVGVVEAKVGTRELDKLNGLMSPIRGLPLISALLVLSGMASAGIPGLTGFIAEFIVFQGSFSAFPIPTILCIVASGLTAVYFLILLNRTCFGRLDNFAYYPKVLWSEKIPALILAAFIIFLGVQPTWLVRWSESTTTTMVAAIPPLEKTVISEVALK; translated from the coding sequence ATGTTAAGTGTTTTAATTTGGCTCCCTATTTTAGCCGCCGCTATTATAGCAATATTACCTGTAAGTTTCCCTAATCATCGCATTCGTCTAACAGCATTAATTTTTTCTGGAACAGTTCTTGCCTGGAACCTATTTATCCTGCTAAAATTTGATATCAGCAATCCAACGATGCAATTTAAAGAGTATTTGCCCTGGAATGAAACCCTTGGTTTGAGCTATCAAATAGGTGTTGATGGGCTTTCTATCTTAATGTTGGTGTTAAATAGCCTACTCACCTGGATTTCGATTTATAGCAGCAATAAAGAAACTGAACGCCCCAGGCTATTCTACTCGATGATTTTATTAGTGAGTGGAGGGGTTGCAGGTGCTTTTTTAGCGGAGAATTTGCTGCTCTTCTTCCTATTCTACGAACTAGAATTAATCCCCTTCTACTTACTAATTTCCATTTGGGGAGGGGCAAAACGGGGTTATGCTGGGATTAAATTCCTGATTTATACGGCGGTTTCAGGAGCATTAATTCTGGCGACATTCTTGGGTATGGTGTGGCTGAGTGGTTCTACCAATTTTGCTTTTGATGCAGTCTCTACAGAAAATCTGTCAACAGCAAAACAAATCCTTTTACTAGCAGGAATAGTCTTAGGTTTTGGTATTAAAATTCCCTTGGTTCCCTTCCATACTTGGCTACCCGATGCTTATGTTGAAGCTTCAGCACCAATTGCTATTCTTCTTGGTGGTGTGTTAGCAAAACTGGGAACTTATGGACTGCTACGATTTGGATTGGGTATGTTTCCTCATGCTTGGAGTATTATTGCACCGACTCTGGCAATTTGGGGAGCAATCAGCGCTATCTATGGGGCGGTAATTGCGATCGCTCAAACAGATATCAAGCGCATGGTAGCATACAGTTCCGTCGGTCACATGGGTTATATCTTGCTAGCTGGTGCGGCTAGTACTCCCTTAGCACTCGTTGGTGCAGTCGCCCAAATGTTTAGTCACGGTATCATCCTGGCAATTCTCTTCCACTTGGTGGGAGTCGTGGAAGCCAAAGTTGGCACTCGCGAGTTAGATAAACTCAATGGTTTAATGAGTCCCATACGCGGTTTACCCCTAATTAGCGCCTTACTAGTCTTAAGTGGGATGGCTAGCGCAGGTATTCCCGGTTTAACAGGATTTATCGCGGAATTTATTGTCTTTCAAGGTAGTTTCTCTGCCTTCCCCATCCCGACTATTTTGTGTATAGTGGCTAGTGGATTAACCGCAGTTTATTTTCTCATCCTCCTCAACCGCACCTGTTTTGGCAGACTCGATAACTTTGCCTACTATCCCAAAGTTCTTTGGTCTGAAAAAATCCCAGCTTTAATTTTGGCAGCTTTCATCATCTTTTTGGGAGTACAACCCACTTGGTTAGTACGTTGGAGTGAATCTACAACTACAACAATGGTCGCTGCAATTCCCCCTTTAGAAAAAACCGTAATCTCTGAAGTAGCGCTGAAGTAA
- a CDS encoding CDP-alcohol phosphatidyltransferase family protein, which yields MNFTLIPSGLVLFRFLISPFLLLDALDGKTSIWFIVGFVAAFLSDIFDGIIARRLGVSTAQLRQADSWADVCLFSCIFVSAWIVHQDILVTYSVPLLMIVFAQLLWWVVNLVKYGKPASYHTYSAKFWGITLFIAIIALFGFDYAGVALWLTCIAGTIHSVEEIAMTLILPVWTHDVLSIFHALNIRQESLTPITK from the coding sequence ATGAATTTCACATTAATTCCCAGTGGTCTTGTTTTATTTCGTTTTTTAATATCTCCATTCCTCCTATTAGATGCCTTGGATGGCAAAACCAGTATTTGGTTCATCGTCGGTTTTGTCGCAGCCTTTCTCTCAGATATTTTTGATGGCATTATTGCGCGACGATTAGGTGTCAGCACTGCCCAATTGCGCCAAGCCGATAGTTGGGCTGATGTCTGCCTTTTTAGCTGTATCTTCGTGAGTGCGTGGATAGTTCATCAAGATATTCTCGTTACTTATAGCGTCCCTTTGCTAATGATTGTTTTTGCTCAATTGCTGTGGTGGGTGGTGAATTTAGTGAAATATGGTAAACCCGCTAGCTATCACACCTACTCTGCAAAATTTTGGGGAATCACCCTTTTTATTGCCATTATTGCCTTATTTGGCTTTGATTACGCCGGAGTTGCCTTATGGCTGACTTGTATTGCTGGTACAATTCACAGCGTCGAAGAAATTGCTATGACGCTAATATTGCCAGTTTGGACACATGATGTTTTAAGCATTTTTCATGCCTTGAATATTCGTCAAGAATCACTAACACCAATTACTAAATAA